One genomic segment of Macrobrachium rosenbergii isolate ZJJX-2024 chromosome 40, ASM4041242v1, whole genome shotgun sequence includes these proteins:
- the LOC136826238 gene encoding gastrula zinc finger protein XlCGF57.1-like, translated as MLALQQVEETTKMLGLHQEKETTKILRLHPVDDTSKMLALHPIEEFVCTLCGKIYTKKGNLNRHMATHVGVEVFHCTECKKVFTQSEELDLHMRTHAGEKPFICTECGIGFNQQPHLIRHMRIHTGDKPFACDICEKRFTRKVHLIAHFRTHTGEKPFTCTECHKNFVRKENLKLHMKIHTGDDLFYCKECNRGFNQKIHLMEHMRVHSEEKPFICQECGKGFKWKGNLEVHLKGHSGEKPFTCTVCEKVFCQKCDLKVHMRTHTGDKPYACVECGKYFSRKGNLNVHMRIHAGEKPYSCKECGRKFTQKGDVKVHMRKHTGERPFLCELCGKSYSKRNILRMHMKKHKGQEMCFVKDSIVIGEPQNNFEMIFKEEDDPFIPKASEGESFEKDPLSSEAGTIPKLKNDSQSEDEVTSSEIGSVFVKCEDASSFPYERDIKPKKSELLDGNCSDPIST; from the coding sequence ATGCTGGCATTACAACAAGTTGAAGAAACCACAAAGATGCTGGGATTGCATCAAGAAAAAGAGACCACAAAGATTTTGAGATTACATCCAGTAGACGATACATCTAAGATGCTAGCATTACATCCAATAGAAGAGTTTGTGTGCACTTtatgtggaaaaatatatacgaaaaaagGTAATCTTAATAGACACATGGCAACTCATGTTGGAGTGGAAGTATTCCATTGTACAGAATGTAAGAAGGTGTTTACGCAGAGTGAAGAACTTGATTTGCATATGAGAACTCATGCAGGAGAAAAGCCATTCATTTGCACAGAATGTGGTATTGGATTCAATCAGCAGCCGCATCTCATTAGGCACATGAGAATTCATACGGGGGACAAGCCGTTTGCGTGTGACATTTGCGAGAAACGTTTTACTCGAAAAGTACATCTTATAGCACATTTCAGAACTCATACCGGTGAAAAGCCCTTTACTTGTACAGAATGCCATAAAAACTTTGTTAGAAAAGAGAACTTGAaattacacatgaaaatacatactgGCGATGATTTATTTtactgcaaagaatgtaataGAGGTTTCAACCAAAAAATTCATCTTATGGAGCATATGAGAGTTCATTCAGAAGAAAAACCATTTATATGTCAGGAGTGTGGAAAAGGATTCAAGTGGAAGGGGAATCTTGAAGTGCATTTGAAAGGTCACTCGGGTGAAAAGCCGTTCACTTGTACAGTGTGTGAGAAAGTGTTTTGCCAAAAGTGTGATCTGAAAGTGCACATGAGAACTCACACTGGAGACAAGCCATATGCATGTGTAGAATGTGGCAAATACTTCAGTCGAAAAGGAAACCTTAAcgttcatatgagaattcatgcAGGTGAGAAACCATACTCTTGTAAAGAATGTGGAAGGAAATTTACTCAAAAAGGTGATGTTAAAGTTCACATGAGAAAGCACACTGGAGAAAGACCATTTTTGTGCGAGTTATGTGGGAAATcgtacagcaaaagaaatattCTTCGTATGCATATGAAAAAGCACAAAGGTCAGGAAATGTGTTTTGTCAAAGACTCAATTGTGATTGGAGAACCCCAGAACAactttgaaatgatttttaaagAGGAGGATGATCCGTTCATACCCAAAGCAAGTGAAGGGGAATCTTTTGAGAAGGATCCTTTAAGCTCAGAGGCAGGAACCATCCCTAAATTGAAGAATGACTCTCAGAGTGAAGATGAGGTTACATCGTCGGAAATTGGTTCTGTTTTTGTTAAGTGTGAAGATGCTTCCTCATTTCCATATGAAAGAGACATAAAACCAAAAAAGTCCGAGTTATTGGATGGAAATTGTTCTGATCCAATATCTACTTAA